One window of Mangrovibacterium diazotrophicum genomic DNA carries:
- a CDS encoding TonB-dependent receptor codes for MKTFVLLLCLLLSGIFAYSQQLDLQYRETALNEVLLDLRDRYDFQFSFDDARLSSYKITVHQSFSGLPQALDYLLKDLPLAYEKSGDVFLIYSSQQDRSIKAFHISGVVQDATTGETLPYTHIYLNGKGMSTDHNGTFSFRSLSDSIFQVRLTYLGFFPQDTTVAAADNQVFKLNPSLFKLKEIRVEGLSVVRSEQIGQEAGEIRLNHQVAGSLPGYGDNSVFNLLRLQPGILAAGEQSNDLIIRGSYAGQSQVLFDGFTLFGMKNFNDNISAVNPFMAKDIRVMKGGFSAEYGGRVGGIVQITGVNGSTEDLQLQLSVNNMTMNGWLSLPLGTKNSLVVAMRQTYYELYDKNQLTLGTSGNSGRGSSIDRYVYPDYNFRDFNVKFSGRTGDADFYSLSLFTGRDRYVYGLEYETQSQRNQLSYEDEEQNQQYGASARYSKAWNGGLRSELTAAYSSLETQVTNLRESAGQNGGSDGSGGSGGNGNGQGGSTSSSGSSSSTSWITDTDDYNQNKIDEFRLELQNHLSLSPVHRLGFGMGVVQNDIHFQEDSFAVNLAHEKYSLSRLNAYLEDHLSITQKLRLTAGVRADLPFDLNRVDIQPRISAGYELTDAWKLSASWGTYRQYISHTSVVDPLGNFRYLWTICNDDDIPVLWSQQSILGLSWHKNGYLFSIEAYRKHTKGLSRFVETQEGTGLFQGDAKTSGLDLFLKKDWKGHSFWLAYTLSETKEHFSYFDPEVYLRALHDQRHELKAAALINFKPIYFSANYVFGSGFPDLLDDPSVDGRDYHRLDVALSYRVTRQRYGLEFGVSVLNVFNYENLKYDNFVRIPDDQDATLNVSAEAVPFTPVMFLKLAF; via the coding sequence TTGAAAACATTTGTCCTTCTGCTATGTCTTTTGCTGTCGGGCATATTCGCTTACAGTCAGCAGCTCGATTTGCAGTACAGGGAAACAGCCCTGAACGAGGTTTTGTTGGATTTGCGCGATCGGTACGATTTTCAGTTTTCGTTTGATGATGCCAGGTTGTCGAGTTACAAAATCACCGTTCACCAATCGTTTTCAGGGTTGCCGCAAGCATTGGATTACCTGCTGAAGGATCTTCCGCTGGCCTACGAAAAGTCGGGAGATGTTTTTCTGATTTACAGTTCGCAGCAGGACAGGAGCATAAAGGCCTTTCATATTTCAGGAGTTGTTCAGGATGCCACCACAGGAGAAACCTTACCATACACGCACATTTATCTCAACGGGAAAGGGATGAGTACCGACCACAACGGTACTTTTTCCTTTCGCTCGCTGAGTGACAGTATCTTTCAGGTTCGTCTCACTTATTTGGGATTTTTTCCACAGGATACCACTGTTGCAGCAGCCGATAATCAGGTTTTCAAGTTAAATCCATCATTATTCAAGTTGAAGGAAATCCGGGTTGAAGGGCTCTCCGTAGTTCGGTCGGAACAAATCGGGCAGGAAGCCGGTGAAATTCGCTTGAATCACCAGGTGGCCGGGAGCTTGCCGGGTTACGGCGATAATTCAGTTTTCAACCTGTTGCGCTTGCAACCGGGGATTCTGGCGGCTGGCGAGCAATCCAACGACCTGATTATACGCGGAAGTTATGCCGGGCAAAGCCAGGTGTTATTCGATGGTTTCACGCTGTTTGGCATGAAGAACTTCAACGACAACATCAGTGCGGTGAACCCCTTTATGGCGAAGGACATTCGTGTGATGAAAGGTGGATTTTCGGCCGAGTACGGAGGGCGCGTGGGCGGAATTGTGCAGATAACCGGTGTGAATGGAAGCACCGAGGATTTGCAGCTGCAGCTCAGCGTAAACAATATGACGATGAATGGTTGGCTCAGTTTACCGTTGGGAACAAAGAATTCACTGGTCGTAGCGATGCGGCAAACCTATTACGAGCTTTACGATAAAAACCAGCTGACTTTGGGAACCAGCGGCAATTCCGGGCGTGGAAGTTCGATTGACCGGTACGTTTATCCTGATTACAATTTCAGGGATTTCAATGTCAAATTCTCGGGACGTACCGGAGATGCCGATTTTTACAGTCTGAGCCTGTTTACCGGACGCGACCGCTACGTTTACGGCTTGGAGTACGAAACCCAAAGCCAGCGCAATCAGCTGTCTTATGAGGATGAGGAACAGAACCAGCAATACGGTGCTTCGGCTCGCTACAGCAAGGCCTGGAATGGCGGACTACGGTCGGAGTTAACAGCTGCTTACTCGTCGCTGGAAACGCAGGTCACGAATTTACGCGAATCGGCCGGACAGAATGGCGGGAGCGATGGTAGTGGTGGCAGCGGCGGGAATGGCAATGGACAAGGTGGCAGCACCAGTAGCTCCGGCTCAAGTTCTTCAACCAGTTGGATTACAGATACCGACGATTACAACCAAAACAAGATTGATGAATTTCGGCTGGAACTACAAAACCACCTGTCGCTTTCACCGGTTCACCGGCTTGGATTTGGAATGGGAGTTGTTCAAAACGATATTCATTTTCAGGAGGACTCGTTTGCGGTTAACCTGGCACACGAAAAATACTCACTATCCCGCCTGAATGCTTATCTGGAAGATCATCTTTCGATTACTCAAAAGCTAAGGTTAACAGCAGGTGTTCGGGCTGATCTACCTTTTGACTTGAATCGGGTCGATATTCAACCCCGGATTTCAGCAGGCTACGAATTGACTGACGCCTGGAAGCTGAGTGCTTCGTGGGGAACTTACCGGCAGTATATTTCACATACCTCGGTGGTCGATCCTCTCGGAAACTTCCGCTATCTATGGACGATTTGCAACGATGATGATATTCCGGTGCTTTGGTCGCAGCAATCGATTTTGGGGCTGAGCTGGCATAAAAACGGGTACCTGTTTAGCATTGAAGCTTACCGAAAACATACCAAGGGTTTGAGTCGCTTTGTGGAAACACAAGAGGGAACCGGGCTTTTCCAGGGAGATGCAAAGACTTCGGGGCTTGATTTATTCCTAAAAAAAGATTGGAAAGGGCATTCGTTTTGGTTGGCTTATACACTGAGCGAGACGAAAGAACACTTTTCGTATTTCGATCCCGAGGTTTATTTGCGGGCTTTGCACGACCAGCGACACGAACTGAAAGCGGCTGCTTTAATCAATTTCAAACCTATTTATTTCTCCGCAAACTATGTGTTTGGATCCGGTTTTCCCGACTTGCTCGACGATCCTTCGGTTGACGGTAGGGATTATCACCGCCTTGATGTTGCTCTGAGTTATCGGGTGACCCGACAGAGATATGGTTTGGAATTTGGTGTTTCGGTGTTGAATGTCTTTAACTATGAGAATCTAAAATACGACAACTTTGTGCGCATCCCCGACGATCAGGATGCCACTTTAAATGTATCGGCCGAAGCCGTTCCGTTTACTCCTGTAATGTTTCTGAAACTGGCGTTTTAG
- a CDS encoding FecR family protein: MKTNSKHSDSSSPNWQKLEELNSKVTVKWESSAEDIWTKMESQLTEQKRPAKVIALNRSTWQWAVAAVFVLLLGTTAFMRFYTESAIVSAGEHRLVELPDQSKVQLNAGSELTWHPYWWQVSREVELDGEAYFEVQKGSRFVVASEKGNTAVLGTSFNIFARDDAYRVTCLTGKVQVSTTDEKKQVVLSPNEKAELLGAELTKSTVVASESIAWITNRFVFAGRPIQEVFDEIERQYKVTFHVDNGINFTYSGNFEKQTDVKQVLGYVCRPFSLKFTEEQPGVFRIEKSN, encoded by the coding sequence ATGAAAACAAATTCAAAACATAGTGATTCATCGAGCCCGAACTGGCAAAAACTGGAGGAGCTGAATTCGAAGGTGACCGTCAAATGGGAATCATCGGCAGAAGATATTTGGACGAAGATGGAAAGTCAGTTGACGGAACAGAAGCGACCGGCGAAAGTGATCGCTTTGAATCGTTCGACTTGGCAATGGGCCGTTGCTGCGGTGTTTGTTTTACTCTTGGGAACAACTGCCTTTATGCGTTTCTACACCGAATCAGCAATCGTTTCGGCTGGTGAGCATCGGTTGGTTGAACTGCCTGATCAGTCGAAAGTGCAGTTGAACGCCGGATCTGAACTAACTTGGCATCCGTATTGGTGGCAGGTTTCACGTGAAGTAGAGCTGGACGGAGAAGCTTATTTCGAGGTGCAAAAAGGAAGTCGTTTTGTGGTTGCTTCTGAAAAAGGAAATACAGCAGTACTGGGCACAAGCTTCAACATCTTTGCACGCGATGATGCTTACCGCGTTACTTGTTTGACCGGCAAAGTTCAGGTTTCAACAACGGATGAAAAGAAACAAGTTGTTTTGTCGCCCAACGAAAAGGCAGAATTGTTAGGTGCTGAATTGACAAAGTCAACGGTAGTAGCTTCGGAATCGATTGCCTGGATTACTAACCGGTTTGTTTTCGCAGGCAGACCAATTCAGGAAGTGTTTGATGAAATTGAACGTCAATATAAGGTTACCTTTCATGTAGATAACGGAATTAATTTCACATATAGCGGTAATTTTGAGAAGCAAACTGATGTGAAACAGGTTCTTGGCTATGTTTGTCGGCCGTTTAGTCTTAAATTTACAGAAGAACAACCGGGCGTGTTCCGGATTGAAAAAAGCAACTAA
- a CDS encoding RNA polymerase sigma factor: MTAQEFKLVFDEYFDAIRRYIYYRSGDRELATDIAQEAFMKLWEKQVAYQPKENSGLLYKMASDLFVSRYRHQQVEWEYQKKLKLDFTEESPDEQLEYDELKSRYEEALAGLSDKQRTVFLMSRLDGLKYHEIAERLELSVKAVEKRMSAALSQLKMKLS; the protein is encoded by the coding sequence TTGACAGCGCAAGAATTTAAATTAGTGTTCGACGAGTATTTCGATGCCATACGGCGGTACATTTATTACCGCTCGGGTGATCGGGAGTTGGCGACCGATATTGCTCAGGAAGCGTTTATGAAACTCTGGGAAAAGCAGGTTGCTTATCAGCCCAAAGAAAACTCCGGCTTACTGTACAAAATGGCCTCCGATCTGTTTGTTAGCCGATACCGCCACCAGCAGGTCGAGTGGGAGTACCAGAAAAAGCTAAAGCTGGATTTCACAGAAGAGTCTCCCGATGAACAATTGGAATACGACGAGTTGAAGAGTCGCTACGAGGAAGCACTCGCCGGGCTGTCGGACAAACAACGAACTGTTTTTCTCATGAGCCGGCTGGATGGGCTGAAATACCACGAAATAGCTGAGCGACTGGAGCTAAGTGTTAAAGCGGTTGAGAAACGAATGAGCGCGGCTTTAAGCCAATTAAAAATGAAATTGAGTTGA
- a CDS encoding N-acetylmuramoyl-L-alanine amidase-like domain-containing protein codes for MKIFPTVVLLLLVCQITTAWANSPVEHQSSQPLCSNDSVLVETKLTEFAEVKNLPSGELLEKIGQSFLGTPYVAQTLETGKDEKLIVNLRELDCTTFDETCLALMLTVKSGATDFTAYKKQLEKVRYRNGVREGYLSRLHYFSEWLYNNTEKGLVTPLDNSFQTKVEKPINFMSSHPDSYPVLKENPELVPQIAQQEELISERTRYFIPKEKLQANEKHLKDGDIVGLTTSIAGLDIAHVGLVIWVDGRVHLLHASSALEKVVISDVPLADYLGAKKSFTGIMVVRPN; via the coding sequence ATGAAAATATTTCCGACAGTTGTACTATTGCTTCTAGTATGCCAAATAACCACCGCATGGGCAAACAGCCCTGTTGAGCACCAATCATCACAACCTTTGTGCAGCAACGATAGTGTATTGGTGGAAACCAAGCTCACTGAATTTGCGGAGGTCAAAAACCTGCCGTCGGGCGAATTGCTTGAGAAAATCGGACAAAGCTTTTTGGGAACGCCATATGTTGCCCAAACACTGGAAACCGGCAAGGACGAAAAGCTGATTGTCAACCTGCGCGAACTTGACTGTACCACTTTCGACGAAACCTGCCTGGCACTGATGCTGACGGTGAAATCGGGAGCGACCGATTTTACAGCTTACAAAAAGCAATTGGAAAAGGTTCGGTACCGAAACGGGGTTCGGGAGGGCTACTTATCTCGGCTGCATTATTTCTCGGAATGGCTTTACAACAATACTGAAAAAGGTCTGGTTACACCGTTGGACAACAGCTTTCAAACTAAAGTTGAAAAACCAATCAACTTCATGTCCTCCCACCCGGACAGTTATCCGGTTTTGAAAGAAAACCCGGAGCTGGTACCTCAAATCGCTCAGCAGGAAGAATTGATCAGCGAGCGCACACGCTATTTCATTCCCAAAGAAAAACTTCAGGCGAACGAGAAACATTTGAAGGACGGTGATATTGTAGGGCTGACGACCAGTATCGCCGGGCTGGATATTGCCCATGTAGGGTTAGTGATTTGGGTTGATGGACGCGTTCACCTGCTGCATGCCTCTTCTGCATTAGAAAAAGTAGTCATCTCCGATGTTCCGCTAGCCGATTACCTGGGAGCTAAAAAATCGTTTACCGGTATCATGGTTGTACGCCCCAATTGA
- a CDS encoding lysophospholipid acyltransferase family protein, which yields MKTFGQKLTVLLLKGIAYLPFWVLYALSDFFFVLIFHLVGYRKKVVYQNLRNSFPEKSAEEIDKIARKYYRHFCDLFMETAKFDRLSAKELDKHIRYEHLERLNDVFDQGKGMLLICFHYNNWEWNASMIQFLKHDFLMVFSPMKNNPSMENYVTKMRTKFGALKVPMQNAPRASFSLNQGPNYGIMWLAADQTPPAASQYWTTFLNQETPFFSGPQKIALKTNVPVFFHYIHKVKRGQYVVDFFEMTPHPVQDGEHAVLLDYVDIVEKLIQLRPEFWLWSHRRWKHKRSEGQELIPRNKTNRFDKQIDEMFERLNQIKSL from the coding sequence ATGAAAACTTTTGGTCAAAAACTTACCGTCCTCCTTTTAAAAGGAATCGCTTATCTGCCCTTTTGGGTTTTGTACGCCTTATCCGATTTCTTTTTTGTACTGATTTTTCACCTTGTGGGCTACCGCAAAAAGGTAGTCTACCAAAACCTTCGGAATTCGTTTCCTGAAAAATCAGCGGAGGAAATTGACAAGATTGCCCGAAAATACTACCGCCATTTCTGCGACCTGTTCATGGAAACAGCGAAATTCGATCGTCTCTCGGCCAAAGAACTCGACAAACACATTCGGTACGAACACCTTGAACGTTTAAATGATGTTTTCGATCAGGGCAAGGGAATGTTGTTAATCTGTTTCCACTACAACAACTGGGAATGGAATGCAAGCATGATACAATTCCTCAAGCATGATTTCCTGATGGTATTCAGCCCTATGAAAAACAACCCGTCCATGGAAAACTATGTCACCAAGATGCGCACTAAATTTGGAGCATTGAAGGTTCCCATGCAGAATGCCCCCAGGGCATCGTTCAGCTTAAATCAAGGGCCAAACTATGGCATCATGTGGCTGGCTGCTGACCAAACACCTCCTGCTGCATCGCAATATTGGACGACTTTTCTAAATCAGGAAACTCCTTTTTTCAGTGGCCCACAGAAAATTGCACTAAAAACAAACGTCCCGGTATTCTTCCACTACATCCATAAAGTGAAACGAGGGCAGTATGTGGTCGACTTCTTCGAAATGACCCCGCATCCGGTTCAGGACGGAGAACATGCTGTTCTACTGGATTATGTCGACATTGTTGAGAAACTAATCCAACTTAGACCTGAGTTTTGGCTGTGGTCTCACCGCCGCTGGAAACACAAGCGCTCGGAAGGCCAGGAATTGATTCCAAGAAACAAAACAAACCGCTTCGACAAACAAATTGATGAGATGTTTGAACGACTCAATCAAATCAAATCACTTTAA
- a CDS encoding META domain-containing protein, giving the protein MIRIFIFMLLVALTAISCKHGEKLTKAEQSQQATIVELSQLQGQWLLKTIDDEPIQMPEQKEAFLEFHSTESRFSGYAGCNRFGGQVEMTNSELSVGMIMATKMYCPGIDLESRLMAMLQKSSWKVNLLNDVLVLKNEQHSIELQRK; this is encoded by the coding sequence ATGATACGTATTTTCATTTTTATGCTTCTCGTGGCATTGACTGCCATCTCGTGCAAACATGGCGAAAAACTCACTAAAGCAGAACAGTCTCAACAAGCAACAATAGTCGAACTGTCGCAACTACAAGGACAATGGCTCCTGAAAACCATTGACGATGAGCCGATCCAAATGCCAGAGCAAAAAGAAGCATTCCTCGAGTTCCACAGCACAGAGAGCCGTTTCTCCGGATACGCCGGCTGCAATCGTTTTGGAGGGCAAGTTGAAATGACCAACAGCGAACTATCCGTTGGAATGATTATGGCAACAAAGATGTATTGCCCGGGTATTGATTTGGAAAGCCGTCTAATGGCAATGCTTCAAAAGAGTAGCTGGAAAGTAAATCTGCTTAATGATGTTCTTGTGCTGAAAAACGAACAGCATTCGATCGAACTACAACGAAAATAA
- a CDS encoding glutamate synthase subunit beta: MGKPTGFLEYKRVANPTRPIAERLKDWNEVYVLRDQETCETQGSRCMDCGIPFCHRGELMHNGASGCPVYNLIPEWNDLIYRGRWREALERLHHTNNFPEFTGRVCPAPCEAGCVLGINEPAVTIHDNERTIIDFGFKNGWVLPEPPEYRTGKTVAVVGSGPAGLAAAAQLNKAGHLVTVFERDDRVGGLLMYGIPNMKLDKEVVQRRVDLLAAEGVTFKTGVEVGKDISAKKLHKDFDAVVLANGATKPRDLKVPGRELKGVHFAMEFLRANTKSLLDSALKDGNYISAEGKNVIVIGGGDTGTDCVATSLRHGCANVKQFEIMPRPANDRNRDVNPWPEWPASLKVDYGQHEAIYKQGEDPREYLVMTKKFEGDENGNLVAIHTVNIEWARTEEGGMYPKEIAGTERRLEADLVLLAMGFLGPEDKIAEELEFERDGRSNYKAEYGEFKTSLKKVFAAGDSRRGQSLVVWAINEGRAVAREVDRYLMGDTVLP, from the coding sequence ATGGGAAAGCCTACAGGATTTTTAGAATATAAAAGAGTTGCCAATCCAACTCGCCCGATAGCAGAACGTCTGAAAGATTGGAACGAAGTGTACGTTCTGCGCGATCAGGAAACTTGCGAAACGCAGGGATCACGCTGCATGGATTGCGGTATTCCTTTCTGCCACCGCGGTGAATTGATGCACAACGGTGCTTCCGGATGTCCGGTTTACAACCTGATTCCGGAATGGAACGACCTGATCTATCGTGGTCGTTGGCGTGAAGCGCTGGAGCGTTTGCACCATACCAACAATTTCCCGGAGTTTACAGGCCGCGTTTGCCCGGCTCCTTGTGAAGCGGGTTGTGTATTGGGAATCAACGAACCAGCTGTGACCATTCACGATAACGAGCGTACGATCATCGATTTTGGTTTCAAAAACGGCTGGGTGTTACCTGAGCCGCCTGAATACCGTACGGGTAAAACAGTTGCCGTTGTCGGATCAGGACCTGCCGGTTTGGCTGCCGCTGCGCAGTTGAACAAAGCCGGTCACCTGGTAACCGTATTCGAGCGCGACGACCGTGTTGGTGGTTTGCTCATGTACGGTATTCCAAATATGAAACTCGACAAAGAAGTCGTTCAGCGTCGTGTTGATTTGTTGGCTGCCGAAGGGGTGACTTTCAAAACAGGTGTTGAAGTTGGAAAAGACATCAGCGCGAAGAAATTGCACAAAGATTTCGATGCTGTAGTATTGGCTAATGGTGCTACCAAACCGCGTGACCTGAAAGTTCCGGGCCGCGAGTTGAAAGGCGTTCATTTCGCCATGGAGTTCCTGCGTGCTAACACCAAGAGCTTGCTGGATAGCGCACTGAAAGATGGCAACTACATTTCAGCTGAAGGTAAAAACGTGATCGTAATTGGTGGTGGTGATACCGGTACCGACTGTGTAGCAACATCGTTGCGTCACGGATGCGCGAACGTGAAACAGTTTGAAATCATGCCTCGTCCAGCGAACGATCGTAACCGCGACGTGAATCCTTGGCCCGAATGGCCGGCATCGCTGAAAGTTGACTATGGTCAGCACGAAGCGATCTACAAACAAGGCGAAGATCCTCGCGAGTATTTGGTGATGACCAAAAAATTTGAAGGCGACGAAAATGGTAATTTGGTTGCTATTCACACGGTAAATATTGAATGGGCTCGCACGGAAGAAGGCGGCATGTACCCGAAAGAAATTGCGGGAACAGAACGTCGTTTGGAAGCGGACTTGGTTCTTCTGGCAATGGGTTTCCTTGGACCGGAAGACAAAATCGCTGAAGAACTGGAATTCGAGCGTGATGGCCGTTCAAACTACAAAGCAGAGTACGGTGAGTTTAAAACCAGCTTGAAGAAAGTATTTGCGGCCGGTGACTCTCGTCGCGGACAATCATTGGTGGTATGGGCAATTAACGAGGGACGTGCAGTTGCTCGCGAAGTTGACCGCTATCTGATGGGCGACACCGTGCTACCATAA